GGTTCGATGGAAGCCAGCCCACGGTGATCGCCACGGCTATCTCGGAGGTGGCGAGAAACATGCTCCAATATGCGGGGGGCGGGGAGCTCGTGATACGGCGGGTCCATCATAGCGTCAACGGAGGGATCATGATCGTGGCGAGAGATCACGGGCCGGGGATCAAGGACCTCGACCTCGCCATGCAGGACGGTTTCACCACGGGCAGGGGGCTCGGAATCGGTCTTCCGGGCTCGCGCCGGCTGATGGACGAGTTTGAGATCTCGTCGGCAGTCGGCGAGGGAACGACGGTCACCATGAAAAAGTGG
This is a stretch of genomic DNA from Bacteroidota bacterium. It encodes these proteins:
- a CDS encoding anti-sigma regulatory factor, whose product is MEDEVRVSIGSESDIVTAREQGRLMAREIGFDGSQPTVIATAISEVARNMLQYAGGGELVIRRVHHSVNGGIMIVARDHGPGIKDLDLAMQDGFTTGRGLGIGLPGSRRLMDEFEISSAVGEGTTVTMKKWVLHER